GCCGAGGCCAACGGTTGGCAACGGGATCAGTGGGAAGTGGAGATGCTGCTCGGTGTCAGGCCGGACTATCAGCGGGAATTGGTGGCCCAGGGCGTGTCCCTTCGGCTTTATCTGCCTTTTGGGCGGGACTGGTGGCCCTATTCCATCCGCAGGGTAGGCGAAAACCCCAAGAATCTTGGCTTTGTAGTGCGCTCCATGATGGGAAGGGGGTGATCATGAGTACGGAAGCCTCTCGCGTTCTGCCTGTCCAAGGAAGAGGGCTGCTGGCCCCGTTCTGCCTTGCTGGGGCTGTTTTCCTGTGGGGAACCTCCTTCATGGCAACCAAGGCTGCCCTGGCAGGATTTGCGCCCATGGGCGTAATTTGGTTGCGTATGACTTTGGCCTCGTTCACCGTACTGCTCGTTCGGAGGCGTATTCCCGCGCCGAAATACATGGCGGGAGACTGGAAGGTTCTGGCCTTTCTCTGCCTGATGCAGCCGTGTCTCTATTTCTTGCTGGAAGGCTATGCCATCAGCCTGACCACCTCGTCGCAGGCCGGTATGATTTCATCCCTGGTGCCGCTTCTGGTGGCGGCCGGGGCGTGGATTGTCCTCAGGGAACCCATGTCCGGCAGGGGACTTTTCGGTCTTCTTGTCTCCATCGGCGGCGTGATCTGCCTGTCGCTGGGCGGTTCGGCCGATGCTGCGGCTCCAAATCCTGTGCTCGGCAACCTGTTGGAAGTGGGGGCCATGATCTGCGTGGCCATGTACATGGTGGTCATGAAGCGGTTGAGCGCCCGATACCCCACATGGTGGCTCACCGGGATGCAATGTGTGGCCGGGGCTGTGTTTTTTCTGCCCGGGGTCTGTATCGGCAACCCCATGCCCCTCGCCGACGTTCCGCTGACCGCCTGGCTGGCTGTGGCCTACCTCGGCCTTTTCGTCACCCTGGGGGCCTTTGGTCTGTATAACATGGCCATGACCTCCATGCCTGTCGGCCGAGCTGCCATGGCCATCAATCTGGTTTCGCCGGTTGCCCTGGTCGCGGGCTGGCTCATGTTGGGGGAAACCCTCTCCGCCT
The genomic region above belongs to Pseudodesulfovibrio sp. S3 and contains:
- a CDS encoding DMT family transporter, which produces MSTEASRVLPVQGRGLLAPFCLAGAVFLWGTSFMATKAALAGFAPMGVIWLRMTLASFTVLLVRRRIPAPKYMAGDWKVLAFLCLMQPCLYFLLEGYAISLTTSSQAGMISSLVPLLVAAGAWIVLREPMSGRGLFGLLVSIGGVICLSLGGSADAAAPNPVLGNLLEVGAMICVAMYMVVMKRLSARYPTWWLTGMQCVAGAVFFLPGVCIGNPMPLADVPLTAWLAVAYLGLFVTLGAFGLYNMAMTSMPVGRAAMAINLVSPVALVAGWLMLGETLSALQLGACGVVGVGVWLGRKG